One genomic segment of Hevea brasiliensis isolate MT/VB/25A 57/8 chromosome 3, ASM3005281v1, whole genome shotgun sequence includes these proteins:
- the LOC110634820 gene encoding E3 ubiquitin-protein ligase APD2, which produces MAQAGQSSAPSSSVGRDSGATASPSVYSSVNGESSGAASSSYSGAREEVHQFGELESEQQHIGLFRRNFLDFDDASPIRDDTWSCVIVVFTFWFFVSMTLILGVYGSVSIIIGPNTSALIQTSPFFVQSVKVEEVDSNNPELILYGFYKSPSLDVVKSWTKSVNVSVPADSHKEWIYFLNKGSQINISYHVNSPSSSLFLVIAQGSEGLSEWLEDPTYPNTTLSWNVIHGSGIIHQEILKSSTYYVAAGNLNSEDVEVQLNVSIKAFLYNTTEAYYRCTFVNGVCSFSILFPSGNAVVLTSPGPEEDSPSNEWYVKISYGPRWATYIVGIAVMTVLMMLAFNFFNKFRCIREERTGVQYGEVEPARAPLLSYKDDDLSSWGSSYDSVSNDDEDLEEFLASGSLEGKPSRDGENENNTRRLCAICFDAPRDCFFLPCGHCISCFACGTRIVEAAGTCPVCHRNMKKVRKIFTV; this is translated from the exons ATGGCACAAGCAGGGCAAAGTTCAGCTCCTTCTTCTTCAGTTGGTAGGGATTCTGGAGCTACTGCCTCTCCTTCTGTTTATTCTTCCGTCAATGGAGAATCTTCTGGCGCTGCGTCATCGTCTTATTCTGGTGCTCGCGAAGAAGTGCACCAATTTGGAGAGTTAGAGTCGGAGCAGCAACACATTGGTCTATTTCGACGAAATTTTCTTGACTTCGATGATGCATCACCGATTAGAGATGATACTTGGTCTTGTGTTATTGTTGTCTTCACTTTTTGGTTCTTCG TATCAATGACTCTGATTTTGGGAGTCTATGGTTCTGTGAGTATAATCATAGGACCCAATACCTCAGCTCTTATTCAAACGAGTCCCTTTTTTGTGCAGTCTGTAAAG GTGGAAGAGGTGGATAGTAATAATCCTGAGCTAATTCTATATGGATTTTATAAATCTCCATCACTTGATGTTGTGAAGTCCTGGACCAAATCTGTTAATGTCTCTGTTCCAGCAGATTCCCATAAG GAGTGGATATATTTCCTGAATAAGGgatctcaaataaatatttcataCCATGTGAACTCCCCGAGCTCATCGCTTTTTCTTGTAATTGCCCAAG GGAGTGAAGGCCTTTCTGAATGGCTCGAGGACCCGACATATCCAAACACCACTTTATCATGGAATGTCATTCATG GAAGTGGTATTATCCACCAGGAAATACTGAAATCTTCAACTTATTATGTTGCAGCAGGGAACTTGAACTCAGAGGATGTAGAG GTGCAGTTAAACGTCAGTATAAAAGCTTTCCTTTACAATACAACTGAAGCTTATTACAGGTGTACTTTCGTTAACGGCGTATGTAGTTTTAGCATTTTGTTTCCCAGTGGAAATGCTGTTGTCTTAACCTCTCCTGGTCCGGAAGAG GATTCTCCAAGTAATGAGTGGTATGTCAAAATTTCCTATGGACCAAGATGGGCAACATATATTGTTGGCATAG CTGTAATGACTGTGCTTATGATGTTGGCATTCAACTTCTTCAACAAGTTCCGATGTATACGTGAAGAAAGAACGGGAGTTCAGTATGGCGAGGTGGAGCCTGCAAGAGCTCCTCTGCTTTCATATAAAGATGATGACCTCTCAAGTTGGGGCTCTTCTTATGATTCTGTCTCAAATGATGACGAGGATCTTGAAGAATTTCTAGCCTCAGGTTCCTTAGAAGGAAAACCATCAAGAGATggtgaaaatgaaaataataccCGGCGTCTTTGTGCAATTTGTTTTGATGCTCCAAGGGACTGCTTCTTCCTCCCATGTGGGCATTGCATTTCCTGTTTTGCATGCGGAACAAG